A section of the Euwallacea similis isolate ESF13 chromosome 9, ESF131.1, whole genome shotgun sequence genome encodes:
- the LOC136410669 gene encoding zinc finger protein 98-like isoform X2, with product MVCFGLCKTLEDSKNVKPNDLSLNILETSNSSHTSSVSPKHYDKESFEDMLYFVCNLCPFLCTKETKITEHLESVHKNKTSSKLVQLKCPACANIFYHRASLKSHLMHDHCVASNDLNLIVQAVIFYSNKENKKEDLGKKGKVDFEGHKPIETIQKVPQKVPLPQVAITPNNSEKLITNLMKKSDPIVKYINSQKCPYGSCKVLLGDPKKMDFHVQSHLEEGFKCIECQEKFLLWKPLTSHLWLLHKIDMELFACDKCDYKTNSLSKLNTVHKLIHSTVKAYQCDTCQKGFKNQKQLRNHKRIHREVTDKAVEKCELCSKTFSEKRRLKYHMDSVHKKLKPYLCNFCGYKGSCRASLKMHIRSHTGEKPFSCDQCQYSTTDHNSLRRHKLRHTGQKPYKCSYCPYACIQSSTYKAHLKTKHPGMEKGLMFTCFMCTFRTVNREMYNSHLVTVHKQKPPVTNAS from the exons ATGGTATGTTTTGGTCTTT GCAAAACCTTAGAagattcaaaaaatgtaaagccAAACGATTTGAGTCTTAACATTTTGGAAACTAGTAACTCAAGCCATACATCAAGTGTGTCTCCAAAACATTATGACAAAGAGTCATTTGAAGATatgctttattttgtatgcAATTTGTGTCCTTTTTTGTGTACCAAAGAGACCAAAATTACTGAGCATTTGGAAAGTgtacacaaaaacaaaacatcaaGTAAACTGGTGCAGTTAAAGTGCCCAGCTTGcgctaatattttttatcatagaGCCTCTCTAAAGAGTCATTTAATGCATGATCATTGCGTGGCAAGCAATGACTTAAATTTGATTGTACAG gcagtaattttttattcaaataaagaGAACAAAAAAGAGGACTTGGGAAAAAAAGGTAAGGTGGATTTTGAGGGACATAAGCCAATAGAAACAATTCAAAAGGTTCCACAAAAAGTGCCTTTACCTCAGGTGGCTATAACCCCAAATAACAGCGAGAAGCTGATTACaaacttaatgaaaaaaagtgatcctatagtaaaatatataaactCGCAAAAGTGCCCTTATGGCAGCTGCAAAGTCCTCCTGGGGGACcctaaaaaaatggattttcacGTTCAAAGCCATCTTGAGGAAGGCTTCAAATGCATAGAATGCCAGGAAAAGTTCCTTCTCTGGAAGCCTCTAACATCCCACTTATGGCTCTTACATAAAATTGATATGGAGCTCTTTGCTTGTGATAAGTGTGATTATAAAACTAACAGCCTTTCAAAACTAAATACTGTCCACAAGCTCATACATTCAACAGTTAAAGCGTACCAATGTGACACTTGTCAAAAAGGTTTCAAGAACCAGAAACAGCTGCGAAACCACAAAAGAATTCATCGCGAGGTGACTGATAAAGCAGTAGAAAAATGCGAGCTTTGTTCCAAGACCTTTTCAGAAAAACGGAGGTTAAAGTATCACATGGATTCAGTGCATAAAAAGCTAAAGCCctatttatgcaatttttgcGGCTATAAAGGCTCTTGTAGGGCTTCTTTGAAAATGCACATTCGCAGTCATACAG GAGAAAAACCATTTTCTTGTGACCAGTGCCAATACTCCACCACTGATCATAACTCACTGAGGAGGCATAAGCTACGCCACACAGGACAGAAACCTTATAAGTGCTCCTACTGTCCTTATGCTTGCATTCAAAGCAGTACTTACAAG GCTcatttgaaaacaaagcacCCAGGAATGGAAAAGGGGCTGATGTTCACATGCTTCATGTGCACCTTTCGTACTGTCAACAGGGAGATGTATAACTCTCATTTAGTCACTGTGCACAAGCAAAAACCTCCTGTTACCAACGCTAGTTAG
- the Snapin gene encoding SNAPIN protein homolog: MDADTESTGTSIDENTENFCENPTRDTIAEGLMGLIKPTVDQLDERVRATRISQLELKQCIDSLAEELKKVSEAQQQSVDLDVYLKKLINAKQRVTVLSNILQNAQERLNRVHMSMDKETVKRKLLLNNTVADPEDK, translated from the exons ATGGATGCGGACACCGAAAGTACTGGAACTTCTATTGACGAAAACACGGAAAATTTTTGCGAAAATCCAACTAGAGACACCATCGCCGAGGGCCTTATGGGCCTCATTAAGCCTACAGTAGACCAGCTGGATGAAAGAGTCAGAGCTACACG AATTTCACAACTGGAGCTTAAACAGTGCATAGATAGTCTTGCCGAAGAACTAAAGAAAGTTTCCGAAGCCCAACAGCAATCTGTGGACCTAGATGTTTacctgaaaaaattaataaatgccAAACAGAGAGTGACCGTTTTGTCGAATATTTTACAG AACGCTCAGGAGAGGTTGAATCGCGTGCACATGTCCATGGACAAGGAGACAGTAAAGCGCAAATTGCTCTTGAACAACACTGTGGCTGACCCTGAGGATAAATAA
- the HemK2 gene encoding methyltransferase N6AMT1, with protein MALPTPIYDLWQFPDVYEPSEDSHLFLDALEKDKQEIVSRQPTLALEIGSGSGILITALGAILQDSCVCFSTDINFSACQATKKTSLLNKVPIESLAMNLTDMFKCCFDVVLFNPPYVMTETEEVSGRGLSRAFAGGFKGRLIIDRFLEVLPKVLSDKGVCYLLLLKENDIKEVVGNLWKEGLKGELVIQRKIPGEHLFVYKFCR; from the coding sequence ATGGCGCTACCCACTCCAATATATGACTTATGGCAATTCCCGGATGTTTACGAGCCCAGTGAGGATTCGCATTTGTTTTTAGACGCCTTAGAAAAAGATAAACAAGAAATAGTTTCCAGGCAGCCAACTTTGGCCTTGGAAATAGGCAGTGGCAGTGGAATCCTCATTACAGCTCTAGGGGCAATTTTGCAGGACTCTTGTGTATGCTTCAGTACCGACATTAATTTTAGTGCTTGTCAGGCCACCAAAAAAACCTCCTTGTTAAACAAAGTGCCTATTGAGTCACTGGCAATGAACCTTACAGATATGTTTAAGTGTTGTTTTGATGTGGTATTGTTCAACCCTCCATATGTAATGACAGAGACTGAAGAAGTTTCAGGAAGGGGGCTGAGTCGGGCTTTTGCAGGGGGCTTTAAGGGGCGACTGATTATAGACAGATTTCTAGAGGTGCTCCCAAAAGTGCTTAGTGACAAAGGAGTGTGTTATTTATTACTTCTCAAGGAGAATGACATTAAAGAGGTGGTGGGGAATTTGTGGAAAGAGGGTTTGAAGGGAGAACTTGTTATTCAAAGAAAGATTCCAGGAGAGCACTTgtttgtttacaaattttgtcGCTAG
- the LOC136410662 gene encoding bromodomain-containing protein 4-like isoform X2 translates to MICERAEENVRDSHCNDSESDDDQPLAALKNGLRCVDCDVSFLNKNYLYNHLLHHVQQPYLILDRVQVPNPPLRITLKNRCGNNFEIVSPVPSPSTSEPGCRSDSLDEVPREDEHITAESEFYEGRADFDEFQDGSFENFDEQPGQSDVENQDPFGHLGGPEEVSEDISLPESSQSSDPGATDDRTDVNFSPNLAEVIGGAFLADIDSPISFENSSEQTADSSKDNLSRTSSSNEGGTTAGIPARSGSLAASPAYGNIAEAEPTPPPEQSPPTEYPKIKIKTTGLFKDPEPQGCTVTEITDDNPTGDPNLSGNSGPPVWNTPSIDDPLKLPDSDSLLSIFNNDQNKDLGYSSSSDNEFISLDSFSERNRGAMQLYNSTTTVATSSPLDSLTGLPMQALAQQVSRLNPGPSGQQGMHQQNVLINIQQFPAQPQQPYAQPQPMYPPHHYPPHPGQPPMHQPYPYQPPNPIYNPYPPAPGFAPQHPPRPHMPPPPPQIGQMQPPPPQMGPPPGQPPNAMVPSSQSQPMPPPNQMHQQQPNMQSGYRPPMPPTNRPPAPRGPLQNSPRMPGGTRPAIMNRTPGMRPRAPLVRPRVGGIQPMRGPGQIRPRIPNSVRQTSPIKRPDHGNSALPTKRKRVDVLTPSDKDDDDCHVICMQPKNTGLPQIESVQGGPESVENSIMKLPDSITLVKNPSQKCSSANPQKSEAKAVANVLASRGITVTSPGKTKESPTKSGGGSALSLNGAVSIVAKNAAKSSEPPVPTVDLTNDTPGSSGNVAANKNRPGLPYLCDLCPAQYPNAMGLSKHRQTYHKTSSGLCELGVPLINIKQPGLMQKMSQLGINHYIPLPAAGADGLYALPIISAKNPGNVAALGATQMLSLGPARVIPRPSNTANPNAQQIRK, encoded by the exons ATGATATGCGAGAGGGCCGAGGAGAACGTACGAGACTCACATTGCAACG ACTCAGAATCAGACGACGACCAACCCCTTGCAGCCCTGAAAAATGGTCTGCGTTGTGTAGATTGTGACGtcagttttttaaacaaaaactatcTGTACAACCACCTGTTGCATCACGTGCAACAGCCCTATCTGATACTGGACAGGGTGCAGGTGCCTAACCCGCCCTTGAGGATCACCCTTAAG AACCGTTGCGGGAACAATTTCGAAATAGTGTCCCCCGTGCCATCTCCTTCGACCTCGGAACCGGGTTGCAGGTCCGACAGCCTGGACGAGGTTCCGAGGGAGGACGAACACATCACCGCTGAGTCGGAGTTTTACGAAGGTCGCGCAGATTTTGACGAGTTCCAGGACGGATCCTTTGAGA ATTTTGACGAGCAACCAGGACAAAGCGACGTTGAAAATCAGGATCCGTTCGGACATCTCGGAGGGCCCGAAGAAGTCTCAGAAGACATTTCGTTACCGGAATCTTCGCAGTCTTCTGATCCAGGG GCCACTGACGACCGCACTGACGTAAACTTCTCGCCCAACCTCGCGGAGGTGATCGGGGGCGCCTTCCTGGCTGACATCGACTCCCCCATTTCGTTCGAAAACTCCTCCGAACAAACGGCGGATAGTTCCAAGGACAATCTTTCGAGGACGAGCTCAAGCAACGAAGGCGGAACCACGGCTGGCATTCCGGCGCGTAGCGGCAGCCTCGCTGCCTCCCCCGCCTACGGCAACATCGCGGAGGCGGAGCCAACCCCTCCCCCAGAACAATCACCTCCCACCGAGTACCccaaaatcaaaatcaaaaccacGGGGCTGTTCAAAGATCCGGAACCTCAAGGGTGCACCGTCACAGAGATCACTGATGACAATCCGACGGGAGATCCCAATTTGA GCGGCAACAGTGGTCCCCCAGTGTGGAACACTCCATCTATTGACGACCCCCTAAAATTGCCCGATAGCGACAGTCTGCTATCCATCTTTAACAATGACCAAAACAAAGACTTGGGCTACTCATCTAGCAGcgataatgaatttatttcattggACTCTTTCAGCGAGCGCAACAGAGGCGCTATG CAACTCTACAATTCCACCACTACGGTGGCGACCAGTAGTCCTCTGGACAGCCTGACGGGGTTGCCGATGCAGGCGCTTGCGCAGCAGGTGTCCCGATTGAATCCTGGACCGAGCGGGCAACAAGGCATGCATCAACAGAATGTGCTGATTAACATTCAACAGTTTCCGGCGCAACCGCAGCAGCCATACGCTCAGCCGCAACCCATGTACCCGCCTCACCACTACCCACCGCATCCGGGACAGCCACCTATGCATCAGCCCTATCCTTATCA GCCGCCGAATCCTATATACAATCCGTACCCTCCCGCCCCTGGGTTTGCACCGCAACACCCTCCCAGGCCGCACATGCCGCCACCGCCTCCTCAGATAGGGCAGATGCAACCACCCCCACCGCAGATGGGTCCCCCACCTGGGCAACCGCCCAATGCTATG GTACCATCCTCACAAAGCCAACCGATGCCGCCGCCCAATCAAATGCACCAACAACAACCCAACATGCAAAGCGGTTACCGGCCGCCCATGCCGCCAACAAACAGACCTCCCGCCCCGCGTGGCCCTCTTCAAAATAGCCCGCGCATGCCCGGCGGAACTCGTCCTGCCATCATGAACCGGACACCGGGCATGCGCCCCCGTGCCCCACTTGTGCGACCGAGAGTCGGCGGAATACAGCCAATGAGAGGGCCAGGTCAGATCCGGCCGCGCATCCCAAACAGTGTACGCCAGACATCGCCGATCAAGCGACCGGATCACGGCAACTCTGCGTTGCCGACGAAGCGCAAGCGCGTAGACGTGCTCACTCCCTCGGACAAAGATGACGATGATTGTCATGTGATTTGTATGCAGCCTAAAAATACGGGGTTGCCACAGATTGAGAGCGTGCAAGGGGGACCCGAATCGGTAGAGAACAGCATTATGAAGCTTCCGGATTCGATTACACTGGTGAAAAATCCGTCGCAGAAATGCAGTAGTGCTAATCCGCAAAAATCTGAGGCGAAGGCTGTGGCCAATGTGCTGGCCAGTCGGGGAATTACAGTGACGTCACCCGGGAAGACCAAGGAATCTCCAACGAAGTCAGGCGGAGGCTCCGCGTTGAGTTTGAACGGAGCTGTGAGTATAGTAGCTAAGAATGCGGCTAAGTCCAGCGAACCTCCAGTGCCCACCGTTGACTTGACAAACGATACACCGGGGAGCAGCGGCAACGTCGCGGCCAACAAAAACAGACCGGGGTTACCGTACCTGTGCGATTTGTGTCCTGCGCAGTATCCTAACGCCATGGGTCTAAGCAAGCACCGGCAAACTTACCATAAAACCTCAAGTGGCTTGTGCGAGCTCGGTGTCCCCCTTATCAACATTAAACag CCGGGTTTGATGCAGAAAATGAGCCAACTGGGCATCAATCACTACATCCCGTTACCGGCAGCAGGCGCTGACGGCCTCTATGCGCTGCCCATAATCAGCGCGAAGAACCCCGGCAACGTGGCGGCACTGGGAGCGACGCAGATGTTGTCCCTTGGACCGGCGCGCGTCATCCCTAGGCCCAGCAATACCGCCAATCCTAACGCGCAGCAAATCAGGAAATAA
- the LOC136410669 gene encoding oocyte zinc finger protein XlCOF6-like isoform X1, with protein MKTEHLPEGPQAASGGDPIWTSNVELLASEECLPIIGSCQASSILQNLDSSHNEANAGNLQNMYLIILHGSDYKLPLESPLNLHNNSYIVLKDSVAIEQGSECNKPPLVDGKTLEDSKNVKPNDLSLNILETSNSSHTSSVSPKHYDKESFEDMLYFVCNLCPFLCTKETKITEHLESVHKNKTSSKLVQLKCPACANIFYHRASLKSHLMHDHCVASNDLNLIVQAVIFYSNKENKKEDLGKKGKVDFEGHKPIETIQKVPQKVPLPQVAITPNNSEKLITNLMKKSDPIVKYINSQKCPYGSCKVLLGDPKKMDFHVQSHLEEGFKCIECQEKFLLWKPLTSHLWLLHKIDMELFACDKCDYKTNSLSKLNTVHKLIHSTVKAYQCDTCQKGFKNQKQLRNHKRIHREVTDKAVEKCELCSKTFSEKRRLKYHMDSVHKKLKPYLCNFCGYKGSCRASLKMHIRSHTGEKPFSCDQCQYSTTDHNSLRRHKLRHTGQKPYKCSYCPYACIQSSTYKAHLKTKHPGMEKGLMFTCFMCTFRTVNREMYNSHLVTVHKQKPPVTNAS; from the exons ATGAAGACCGAGCATCTACCAGAGGGTCCCCAGGCCGCCAGTGGCGGTGACCCCATTTGGACCAGCAACGTCGAATTACTCGCCTCAGAA GAGTGCCTACCCATAATCGGCAGCTGTCAAGCCAGCTCAATACTACAAAATTTGGATTCTTCCCATAATGAGGCAAATGCTGGTAACTTACAGAATATGTACCTTATTATACTGCATGGGAGTGACTATAAATTACCCTTGGAGAGCCCTTTAAATCTACATAACAATAGCTATATAGTACTCAAGGATTCTGTAGCAATCGAACAAGGTTCCGAGTGTAACAAACCTCCTCTTGTGGATG GCAAAACCTTAGAagattcaaaaaatgtaaagccAAACGATTTGAGTCTTAACATTTTGGAAACTAGTAACTCAAGCCATACATCAAGTGTGTCTCCAAAACATTATGACAAAGAGTCATTTGAAGATatgctttattttgtatgcAATTTGTGTCCTTTTTTGTGTACCAAAGAGACCAAAATTACTGAGCATTTGGAAAGTgtacacaaaaacaaaacatcaaGTAAACTGGTGCAGTTAAAGTGCCCAGCTTGcgctaatattttttatcatagaGCCTCTCTAAAGAGTCATTTAATGCATGATCATTGCGTGGCAAGCAATGACTTAAATTTGATTGTACAG gcagtaattttttattcaaataaagaGAACAAAAAAGAGGACTTGGGAAAAAAAGGTAAGGTGGATTTTGAGGGACATAAGCCAATAGAAACAATTCAAAAGGTTCCACAAAAAGTGCCTTTACCTCAGGTGGCTATAACCCCAAATAACAGCGAGAAGCTGATTACaaacttaatgaaaaaaagtgatcctatagtaaaatatataaactCGCAAAAGTGCCCTTATGGCAGCTGCAAAGTCCTCCTGGGGGACcctaaaaaaatggattttcacGTTCAAAGCCATCTTGAGGAAGGCTTCAAATGCATAGAATGCCAGGAAAAGTTCCTTCTCTGGAAGCCTCTAACATCCCACTTATGGCTCTTACATAAAATTGATATGGAGCTCTTTGCTTGTGATAAGTGTGATTATAAAACTAACAGCCTTTCAAAACTAAATACTGTCCACAAGCTCATACATTCAACAGTTAAAGCGTACCAATGTGACACTTGTCAAAAAGGTTTCAAGAACCAGAAACAGCTGCGAAACCACAAAAGAATTCATCGCGAGGTGACTGATAAAGCAGTAGAAAAATGCGAGCTTTGTTCCAAGACCTTTTCAGAAAAACGGAGGTTAAAGTATCACATGGATTCAGTGCATAAAAAGCTAAAGCCctatttatgcaatttttgcGGCTATAAAGGCTCTTGTAGGGCTTCTTTGAAAATGCACATTCGCAGTCATACAG GAGAAAAACCATTTTCTTGTGACCAGTGCCAATACTCCACCACTGATCATAACTCACTGAGGAGGCATAAGCTACGCCACACAGGACAGAAACCTTATAAGTGCTCCTACTGTCCTTATGCTTGCATTCAAAGCAGTACTTACAAG GCTcatttgaaaacaaagcacCCAGGAATGGAAAAGGGGCTGATGTTCACATGCTTCATGTGCACCTTTCGTACTGTCAACAGGGAGATGTATAACTCTCATTTAGTCACTGTGCACAAGCAAAAACCTCCTGTTACCAACGCTAGTTAG
- the LOC136410662 gene encoding bromodomain-containing protein 4-like isoform X1 codes for MICERAEENVRDSHCNDSESDDDQPLAALKNGLRCVDCDVSFLNKNYLYNHLLHHVQQPYLILDRVQVPNPPLRITLKNRCGNNFEIVSPVPSPSTSEPGCRSDSLDEVPREDEHITAESEFYEGRADFDEFQDGSFENFDEQPGQSDVENQDPFGHLGGPEEVSEDISLPESSQSSDPGATDDRTDVNFSPNLAEVIGGAFLADIDSPISFENSSEQTADSSKDNLSRTSSSNEGGTTAGIPARSGSLAASPAYGNIAEAEPTPPPEQSPPTEYPKIKIKTTGLFKDPEPQGCTVTEITDDNPTGDPNLNHFFSGGNSGPPVWNTPSIDDPLKLPDSDSLLSIFNNDQNKDLGYSSSSDNEFISLDSFSERNRGAMQLYNSTTTVATSSPLDSLTGLPMQALAQQVSRLNPGPSGQQGMHQQNVLINIQQFPAQPQQPYAQPQPMYPPHHYPPHPGQPPMHQPYPYQPPNPIYNPYPPAPGFAPQHPPRPHMPPPPPQIGQMQPPPPQMGPPPGQPPNAMVPSSQSQPMPPPNQMHQQQPNMQSGYRPPMPPTNRPPAPRGPLQNSPRMPGGTRPAIMNRTPGMRPRAPLVRPRVGGIQPMRGPGQIRPRIPNSVRQTSPIKRPDHGNSALPTKRKRVDVLTPSDKDDDDCHVICMQPKNTGLPQIESVQGGPESVENSIMKLPDSITLVKNPSQKCSSANPQKSEAKAVANVLASRGITVTSPGKTKESPTKSGGGSALSLNGAVSIVAKNAAKSSEPPVPTVDLTNDTPGSSGNVAANKNRPGLPYLCDLCPAQYPNAMGLSKHRQTYHKTSSGLCELGVPLINIKQPGLMQKMSQLGINHYIPLPAAGADGLYALPIISAKNPGNVAALGATQMLSLGPARVIPRPSNTANPNAQQIRK; via the exons ATGATATGCGAGAGGGCCGAGGAGAACGTACGAGACTCACATTGCAACG ACTCAGAATCAGACGACGACCAACCCCTTGCAGCCCTGAAAAATGGTCTGCGTTGTGTAGATTGTGACGtcagttttttaaacaaaaactatcTGTACAACCACCTGTTGCATCACGTGCAACAGCCCTATCTGATACTGGACAGGGTGCAGGTGCCTAACCCGCCCTTGAGGATCACCCTTAAG AACCGTTGCGGGAACAATTTCGAAATAGTGTCCCCCGTGCCATCTCCTTCGACCTCGGAACCGGGTTGCAGGTCCGACAGCCTGGACGAGGTTCCGAGGGAGGACGAACACATCACCGCTGAGTCGGAGTTTTACGAAGGTCGCGCAGATTTTGACGAGTTCCAGGACGGATCCTTTGAGA ATTTTGACGAGCAACCAGGACAAAGCGACGTTGAAAATCAGGATCCGTTCGGACATCTCGGAGGGCCCGAAGAAGTCTCAGAAGACATTTCGTTACCGGAATCTTCGCAGTCTTCTGATCCAGGG GCCACTGACGACCGCACTGACGTAAACTTCTCGCCCAACCTCGCGGAGGTGATCGGGGGCGCCTTCCTGGCTGACATCGACTCCCCCATTTCGTTCGAAAACTCCTCCGAACAAACGGCGGATAGTTCCAAGGACAATCTTTCGAGGACGAGCTCAAGCAACGAAGGCGGAACCACGGCTGGCATTCCGGCGCGTAGCGGCAGCCTCGCTGCCTCCCCCGCCTACGGCAACATCGCGGAGGCGGAGCCAACCCCTCCCCCAGAACAATCACCTCCCACCGAGTACCccaaaatcaaaatcaaaaccacGGGGCTGTTCAAAGATCCGGAACCTCAAGGGTGCACCGTCACAGAGATCACTGATGACAATCCGACGGGAGATCCCAATTTGA ACCACTTTTTTTCAGGCGGCAACAGTGGTCCCCCAGTGTGGAACACTCCATCTATTGACGACCCCCTAAAATTGCCCGATAGCGACAGTCTGCTATCCATCTTTAACAATGACCAAAACAAAGACTTGGGCTACTCATCTAGCAGcgataatgaatttatttcattggACTCTTTCAGCGAGCGCAACAGAGGCGCTATG CAACTCTACAATTCCACCACTACGGTGGCGACCAGTAGTCCTCTGGACAGCCTGACGGGGTTGCCGATGCAGGCGCTTGCGCAGCAGGTGTCCCGATTGAATCCTGGACCGAGCGGGCAACAAGGCATGCATCAACAGAATGTGCTGATTAACATTCAACAGTTTCCGGCGCAACCGCAGCAGCCATACGCTCAGCCGCAACCCATGTACCCGCCTCACCACTACCCACCGCATCCGGGACAGCCACCTATGCATCAGCCCTATCCTTATCA GCCGCCGAATCCTATATACAATCCGTACCCTCCCGCCCCTGGGTTTGCACCGCAACACCCTCCCAGGCCGCACATGCCGCCACCGCCTCCTCAGATAGGGCAGATGCAACCACCCCCACCGCAGATGGGTCCCCCACCTGGGCAACCGCCCAATGCTATG GTACCATCCTCACAAAGCCAACCGATGCCGCCGCCCAATCAAATGCACCAACAACAACCCAACATGCAAAGCGGTTACCGGCCGCCCATGCCGCCAACAAACAGACCTCCCGCCCCGCGTGGCCCTCTTCAAAATAGCCCGCGCATGCCCGGCGGAACTCGTCCTGCCATCATGAACCGGACACCGGGCATGCGCCCCCGTGCCCCACTTGTGCGACCGAGAGTCGGCGGAATACAGCCAATGAGAGGGCCAGGTCAGATCCGGCCGCGCATCCCAAACAGTGTACGCCAGACATCGCCGATCAAGCGACCGGATCACGGCAACTCTGCGTTGCCGACGAAGCGCAAGCGCGTAGACGTGCTCACTCCCTCGGACAAAGATGACGATGATTGTCATGTGATTTGTATGCAGCCTAAAAATACGGGGTTGCCACAGATTGAGAGCGTGCAAGGGGGACCCGAATCGGTAGAGAACAGCATTATGAAGCTTCCGGATTCGATTACACTGGTGAAAAATCCGTCGCAGAAATGCAGTAGTGCTAATCCGCAAAAATCTGAGGCGAAGGCTGTGGCCAATGTGCTGGCCAGTCGGGGAATTACAGTGACGTCACCCGGGAAGACCAAGGAATCTCCAACGAAGTCAGGCGGAGGCTCCGCGTTGAGTTTGAACGGAGCTGTGAGTATAGTAGCTAAGAATGCGGCTAAGTCCAGCGAACCTCCAGTGCCCACCGTTGACTTGACAAACGATACACCGGGGAGCAGCGGCAACGTCGCGGCCAACAAAAACAGACCGGGGTTACCGTACCTGTGCGATTTGTGTCCTGCGCAGTATCCTAACGCCATGGGTCTAAGCAAGCACCGGCAAACTTACCATAAAACCTCAAGTGGCTTGTGCGAGCTCGGTGTCCCCCTTATCAACATTAAACag CCGGGTTTGATGCAGAAAATGAGCCAACTGGGCATCAATCACTACATCCCGTTACCGGCAGCAGGCGCTGACGGCCTCTATGCGCTGCCCATAATCAGCGCGAAGAACCCCGGCAACGTGGCGGCACTGGGAGCGACGCAGATGTTGTCCCTTGGACCGGCGCGCGTCATCCCTAGGCCCAGCAATACCGCCAATCCTAACGCGCAGCAAATCAGGAAATAA